Below is a window of Watersipora subatra chromosome 11, tzWatSuba1.1, whole genome shotgun sequence DNA.
TAAATCATCTTTTAATTTTCATCTGATCAAACAACATTGTTGGTGGTGGGTGGGTCAACCTCAAACCTTTCAGTTTAACTCCAATGCACAGATTTGTCTTAGTAATATAGGAAATGACAAATAGCTGTCTGATTATACAGCACCGAGATTGCATAATTGGCTGGATACATGGCTTGAATTTGTCGTGGTGCTCCTCACATGTAGTCTAATTTCTACTTATTCTTCTGTTAAACCTTGATGATTCCTCCACAAAAATGTGACATAGAGTGAATGGCCAACAGCGAACTGAGATACACTTTGGTAGTAACGAGCATCATTCCACTACCCTTTCACCGTGATAGTGACAACAGAAATGGCTATTACTAAGCTGTACAATGACCCTTCATTGACCTTGCGATGTATTTTTTCGTGTTTGTCTTACTGGATGACAAGATAAAACTCAATTCAGTCCTTCACAGAAAAGCCAATAAATGTGAAAACAACAAACATAAGACAACTCCTCATTACACATTATTGACATACTCTGAGAGGCCTTACTGCCCGCGGAAGCCTGTCACAAGCTCAGGAGAGAACTATGTCCAAAGCTAGAGCCGCCCAAGGGCACAACAAGATTTAGAGACAGCAAGCTACAATTAATCGACTTTGAACCAGTATAAGTGATGCAAAAAAGAATCACGAATATCTAGGGGCAGAATTATCTAAAACAGTGGTTTTTAACGTCGTTGGATATGTACTGAACCCCACAATTTTTGTATGCACTTTCAACTGACTAATcttaattgaaaaataaaatatgattttgtcACATTTAATACATAGCTATATGTTTTACTGGTGCACAAAATGAACTGTGCATTGGCATCACTGTGTTCAATGAACAAAACCGATACAATGCATGACCTTACAAATTACAAATCTTTTCATAAAGACATGACCTTGCAAATCAATGTGACTTCTGCTGTTGTCTTTGAGAGACATCCACCGAACCCCTGAGACCAACTCACTGAACACCTAGAGTTCGATCGAACAACATCTGAAATTATCTGGAAAACTAAAAACTGATCGGGTGCAAACTTACATAATCCAACAGTAACCAGTTTTTCAACACTAATGAGAAATTCCCATAAAGCCAACCAGTTTAGACACATCTACAAAGCCTCCTACAAATTCTGAAAACTGCATCAACAGCAATTTTAAGCTCAGACAAGAAACACCGACCCTGAACCAGTCGCAAATTGCTAGGAGTATATGCGTGACCCCCACCTTGGAGCTAGAGTCGGTGAGGTGTCTGAGCTTGACAGTATTTCCACAGGATCACTTGTAGAGTCACTATGATCTCCCAAAATTCGTTTTCTAGCTTCAGCATATTCTGCCTCGCGCTGTTTCAATGTTTTATAGCTGGGCTTGCGGTCACCCATACCTTCTTGACTGACGGTATTGTTTTTTGGATCTCTTTTTAAGAGTTTTATAGTCGGGACATACGGAGTTCTGTGTGGCTCATTGTTCTGCATAATCGTTACTTTTCCAAACTGTAATGGATCCATTTCCTCTGTTGCAACCTTTACCGTCGTTTTTCTATTGAGTGCATTGATTTGTCTGTCGAGTTCCTACAACAATCACTCATAAATGAGAATATTTACATCTCACTCCATCTTGTTTCACCCGCTATCAGTGTTATACATACACACCTATTTGGCTTAAACTGTCATCAGCATAAGAGAATGATTCGAAATCCGCCGACTTTCTGCTCCAGTCTGATGACTGGCTAAACTTCTACACACCTGTTATAACCTGACACTACCCTCCATACAGCTAGCTGTCGTAAATGTTAAAACCAATAACTGATTTAGACGAAAATAGATATATCACTGCATGTAAAATCGGTTCTAACCCAATTATGACTAATCGCCTGCTAATAAAACTTCAATGATTGGCTAAAGTTTTTTCAAAGATTACAGTTTTGTAAACAATTATACAAGTACTCAGTTCTCCTTCACATATTTAGTTTCATCGCGACTGAATAATAGCAAAGAGCACTTCCTTTTTTCCCAGTTTCAAGATTGGGGTGATGAAAAGTTGTTTCAGCTGGATTTTAATAAGtgataaaaagaaaaattttccTCAAAATTAAAGCGAAGCAGATCTCTTtggaacaatttttttaattaaatttaaaaagttcTCTAGAAGTTATAATGAAGAAGAATGTAAAAGTGGCGTGCAGAGCGATTGAAATGAGTGAAAGTGGATAAATTGGATTTGATAacctatattaataaatcccactttgccattgcgtgtgtctgtctgttagcctgcgtttccacatttttggccCATTTCATCCAAACTCCACACAATTAGCCTATGCTCCATGCCTTCCATCCGgtaactaaaatatttggtttaaaactccatctggttcctgGGAACCAGCATTTTAAACATCCACCTGCAGGCTACATGATTGAAAATCCCGGGCAACACTGGGCTTATAGCTAAACATGAATAGCTAAACCATGAAATATGATAACAAAAAGATATAATAGTGTACGTTAATTTGAAGTCAACACAAACAAATTTACGCTAGCTATGTGCCTCTGTCAGAATTTCTACCCATGCACATGTCACCTGTATCGCCAAGACAATACCTCCATTTGTTGTCTCTCCAATGTAGAGTAAATGAGATAatacaaaactttttgtaattgaTTATAACCTTGAACTATAACCTAATACTTTAGTAttatacatacgatgcaacctaaaaaaaatttttaatagtttttacgTAATTCAATGCTAAAAAGAGTGCTTAATGTCAAGGACTCCAGCAGTAGAACAAATCAA
It encodes the following:
- the LOC137408420 gene encoding SUZ RNA-binding domain-containing-like, whose protein sequence is MANCESDDDWETLDETGELDRQINALNRKTTVKVATEEMDPLQFGKVTIMQNNEPHRTPYVPTIKLLKRDPKNNTVSQEGMGDRKPSYKTLKQREAEYAEARKRILGDHSDSTSDPVEILSSSDTSPTLAPRMHVTTERREPVVSRQPLPPNTSSNGFKPRTKSIDSTS